From a region of the Candidatus Brocadia sp. genome:
- a CDS encoding bifunctional folylpolyglutamate synthase/dihydrofolate synthase translates to MNNQQDKAAFSSYQEAMAFLYKAIDYEKLISYQYNASTFSLDRMEKLLAHMGNPHKNLSCVHITGTKGKGSTAIMMATIMEYAGLVTGLFTSPHLIDLKERIQINRQKIAETEFASIMDELQPYIRYLQETSPSASPTFFEILTALSMVYFQRKRTEMAVLEVGLGGRLDSTNVVVPLASIITNIGFDHTSILGNTLSSIAYEKAGIIKQGVPLVSGIEGAEALSVVEKTCREKNASLYLLGRDIWIEEVKHLVKDGIRGILCRIKTWRYTYDNIYLPLAGIHQARNCALVFGALEILRERGIIAVNDDTIRKALAALHCPARIEVIAENPCIILDFAHTADSMRFLKKALIENFTFRKLIIVLGFSQDKDMDTILKEIVMEADSIIVTRSKNPRAAAPGDLYQRIERISGKQPEIVNNVQDAVIMAKQMASHEDMICITGSSYVAGEARQALYIS, encoded by the coding sequence ATGAATAATCAACAAGACAAAGCAGCATTTTCCTCCTACCAGGAGGCGATGGCATTTCTTTATAAAGCAATCGATTATGAGAAGCTGATTAGCTACCAGTATAATGCATCCACTTTCAGTTTAGACAGGATGGAAAAATTGCTTGCTCATATGGGAAATCCCCATAAAAACCTTTCCTGTGTTCATATTACCGGCACGAAAGGGAAGGGCTCTACGGCTATTATGATGGCCACCATTATGGAATACGCCGGTCTTGTTACCGGCCTTTTTACCTCACCCCACCTCATTGATCTAAAAGAACGTATTCAGATAAATCGTCAGAAAATAGCTGAGACCGAGTTTGCCAGTATCATGGACGAACTGCAGCCATACATCCGGTATTTACAGGAAACGTCTCCGTCCGCATCACCCACCTTTTTTGAAATCCTTACGGCGCTAAGCATGGTGTATTTTCAAAGGAAGCGAACAGAAATGGCCGTTTTGGAGGTCGGGCTCGGCGGGCGCCTTGATTCAACCAATGTGGTCGTGCCGCTGGCATCAATTATTACCAATATCGGATTCGATCATACCTCTATCCTGGGTAACACCCTTTCGAGCATTGCCTATGAAAAAGCCGGTATCATCAAACAAGGTGTTCCGCTTGTATCCGGTATAGAAGGGGCAGAAGCCCTTTCCGTCGTGGAAAAAACCTGCAGGGAGAAGAATGCCTCCCTGTATCTTCTCGGCAGGGATATTTGGATTGAAGAGGTAAAACACCTTGTGAAGGATGGCATACGGGGGATATTGTGCCGGATAAAGACCTGGCGATATACCTATGACAATATTTACCTGCCCCTTGCTGGCATTCATCAGGCAAGAAACTGTGCTTTGGTTTTTGGTGCATTAGAAATTCTCAGGGAGCGGGGCATCATTGCTGTAAATGATGACACCATTCGGAAAGCCCTTGCCGCGCTCCATTGTCCGGCGAGGATCGAAGTTATTGCAGAAAACCCCTGTATTATTCTGGATTTTGCGCATACCGCCGATTCCATGCGATTCCTGAAAAAGGCGCTGATAGAAAATTTCACCTTCAGGAAGTTAATCATCGTGCTGGGGTTCTCGCAGGACAAGGATATGGACACTATCCTGAAGGAAATCGTCATGGAAGCGGACTCGATTATTGTAACCAGAAGCAAAAATCCCCGCGCTGCCGCCCCAGGAGATTTATATCAGAGGATAGAGCGTATCAGCGGTAAACAGCCAGAGATAGTAAATAACGTCCAAGATGCCGTAATCATGGCAAAACAAATGGCTTCCCATGAAGACATGATCTGTATTACCGGTTCCTCTTATGTGGCGGGAGAAGCCAGACAAGCTTTGTATATTTCATGA
- a CDS encoding PEP-CTERM sorting domain-containing protein (PEP-CTERM proteins occur, often in large numbers, in the proteomes of bacteria that also encode an exosortase, a predicted intramembrane cysteine proteinase. The presence of a PEP-CTERM domain at a protein's C-terminus predicts cleavage within the sorting domain, followed by covalent anchoring to some some component of the (usually Gram-negative) cell surface. Many PEP-CTERM proteins exhibit an unusual sequence composition that includes large numbers of potential glycosylation sites. Expression of one such protein has been shown restore the ability of a bacterium to form floc, a type of biofilm.), whose protein sequence is MRKRLLTFGGCLSALVLSTMIVINSADANGKKNKPPKPVPEPISYALFAAGGSALVGLRYLRSRWKSKGSDLSAE, encoded by the coding sequence ATGAGAAAAAGATTGTTAACATTTGGAGGTTGTTTATCTGCTCTTGTGTTGTCCACGATGATTGTTATCAATTCTGCAGATGCTAACGGAAAGAAAAATAAACCACCGAAACCTGTGCCGGAGCCGATTAGTTATGCCCTTTTTGCCGCCGGAGGTAGTGCGTTAGTTGGTTTACGTTATTTAAGAAGCAGGTGGAAATCAAAAGGAAGTGATTTGTCAGCAGAATAA
- a CDS encoding PEP-CTERM sorting domain-containing protein (PEP-CTERM proteins occur, often in large numbers, in the proteomes of bacteria that also encode an exosortase, a predicted intramembrane cysteine proteinase. The presence of a PEP-CTERM domain at a protein's C-terminus predicts cleavage within the sorting domain, followed by covalent anchoring to some some component of the (usually Gram-negative) cell surface. Many PEP-CTERM proteins exhibit an unusual sequence composition that includes large numbers of potential glycosylation sites. Expression of one such protein has been shown restore the ability of a bacterium to form floc, a type of biofilm.), whose product MRKRLLTFGGCLSAIVLSTMIVVNSADANGRKNKPPKPVPEPISYALFAAGGSALVGLRYLRSKWKSKELAGQQNDAKDGIS is encoded by the coding sequence ATGAGAAAAAGATTGTTAACATTTGGAGGTTGTTTATCTGCCATTGTGTTGTCCACAATGATCGTTGTCAACTCTGCAGATGCTAACGGAAGGAAAAATAAACCACCGAAACCTGTGCCTGAGCCAATTAGTTATGCCCTTTTTGCAGCCGGTGGCAGTGCACTGGTTGGCTTACGTTATTTAAGAAGCAAGTGGAAATCAAAGGAATTAGCTGGTCAGCAGAACGACGCTAAGGATGGGATTTCATAA
- a CDS encoding formylglycine-generating enzyme family protein, protein MNEKDGSEMVFVPSGEFIMGEERKVVSIEAFYIDKFPVTNSQYRKFLGEAGSQEPLFWNNERFNQPAQPVVGISWKDAVSYAKWAGKRLPREVEWEKAARGTDGREYPWGNIQPDSMKAVYNQDPNTGAPAPVGSRKEGVSPYGCYDMAGNVWEWCEDWYEEAKFRVVRGGSWLNHHYILRSAYRSCSYPEGKDNNVGFRCVKDA, encoded by the coding sequence ATGAATGAGAAAGACGGCTCGGAGATGGTTTTTGTGCCGTCGGGTGAATTTATTATGGGTGAGGAAAGAAAGGTGGTTTCTATTGAGGCCTTTTATATTGATAAATTTCCCGTAACAAATTCTCAATATAGGAAATTTCTCGGAGAGGCAGGGTCGCAGGAACCTTTATTTTGGAACAATGAGCGATTCAATCAGCCAGCACAGCCAGTGGTGGGCATTAGCTGGAAAGATGCCGTTTCTTACGCAAAATGGGCAGGAAAACGGCTTCCCCGGGAGGTAGAATGGGAAAAGGCGGCGCGGGGAACTGATGGCAGAGAGTATCCGTGGGGAAATATACAACCGGATAGCATGAAAGCTGTTTACAATCAGGACCCCAATACGGGCGCCCCGGCGCCGGTTGGCAGTCGAAAAGAAGGGGTGAGCCCTTATGGTTGTTATGACATGGCAGGCAATGTTTGGGAATGGTGTGAAGATTGGTATGAAGAAGCAAAATTTCGCGTAGTCAGGGGAGGATCATGGCTCAACCATCATTATATTCTGAGGAGCGCCTATCGGAGTTGCAGTTATCCCGAAGGAAAAGATAACAATGTCGGATTCCGTTGCGTCAAAGATGCGTAA
- the metG gene encoding methionine--tRNA ligase, which translates to MVLSKNTFYLTTPIYYVNDIPHIGHSYTTIAADVLARYKRARNSNVLFLTGTDEHGQKIQKAAQTGNKSPLEFVNDVVEKFKTLWNDLNISHDDFIRTTEERHCRRVKKIFQQIHENGDIYEGEYEGWYCIPCESFWIESQLKEKKCPECNRAVEKVKEKNYFFRLSKYQKNLLEYYDKHPSFVQPESRRNELLQRMKFQIEDVSISRSAVEWGIPVPSDPTHTIYVWIDALLNYITALGYDDDPQTFHKYWPANVHIIGKEILWFHGVIWPAILMSLKIDLPLKIFAHGWWTIEGQKISKSLGNAIDPHSIIRSYGTDAYRYFLLREVPFGSDGNFSYSALIQRINSDLGNDLGNLLQRTLTMIEKYFQGIIPEVPRADDELMMASRVARDTMDHEMEDLQFSRALEIIWEFIGKANKFIEDKKPWLLAKTAESRPQLVSVIGTLAQAIKDISVFIYPFMPTTAAEIQRQLGILENDRPPCLAFQEHFQEGTITRRGKPLFPRIESV; encoded by the coding sequence GTGGTCTTGAGTAAAAATACCTTTTACCTCACCACGCCGATCTATTATGTTAATGACATACCGCATATCGGGCATTCTTACACGACCATCGCTGCTGACGTACTGGCCCGATATAAAAGAGCCAGGAATTCTAATGTGTTGTTCCTGACAGGAACGGACGAGCATGGACAAAAAATCCAAAAGGCGGCGCAAACCGGTAATAAATCTCCTCTGGAATTTGTAAATGACGTGGTAGAAAAATTCAAAACCTTGTGGAACGACCTCAATATTTCACATGATGATTTCATACGGACAACTGAGGAACGGCATTGCCGTCGCGTTAAAAAAATCTTTCAACAAATCCACGAAAACGGCGATATCTACGAGGGAGAATATGAAGGATGGTACTGTATCCCCTGCGAGAGTTTCTGGATCGAATCGCAGCTGAAAGAAAAAAAATGCCCTGAATGCAACCGGGCGGTTGAAAAAGTAAAAGAAAAAAATTATTTTTTCCGGTTGTCGAAATATCAGAAAAATCTCCTTGAGTATTATGATAAGCACCCTTCTTTTGTCCAGCCAGAGTCGAGAAGAAACGAATTACTGCAGAGGATGAAATTTCAGATAGAAGATGTCAGCATCAGTCGCTCTGCCGTAGAATGGGGTATTCCCGTTCCTTCGGATCCAACGCATACGATATACGTCTGGATTGACGCCCTGCTGAACTATATTACTGCATTAGGGTATGATGACGACCCGCAAACATTTCACAAGTACTGGCCTGCAAACGTTCATATCATCGGGAAAGAAATCCTGTGGTTTCACGGAGTCATCTGGCCGGCAATACTCATGTCGTTAAAAATAGATTTGCCGTTAAAAATCTTTGCGCATGGCTGGTGGACAATTGAGGGGCAGAAGATATCGAAATCTCTGGGAAACGCGATAGATCCGCACAGTATTATCCGGTCTTACGGGACGGATGCTTACCGGTATTTTTTACTGAGAGAGGTTCCTTTTGGGTCAGATGGGAATTTCTCGTACAGCGCTCTCATTCAGAGGATAAATTCTGATCTTGGTAACGATCTTGGCAATCTCTTGCAACGCACCTTAACCATGATCGAAAAATATTTTCAGGGAATCATCCCTGAAGTTCCCCGTGCGGATGATGAACTCATGATGGCATCACGAGTTGCCCGTGATACCATGGATCATGAAATGGAAGATCTCCAGTTTAGCAGAGCGCTGGAAATTATTTGGGAATTTATTGGCAAAGCGAATAAATTCATAGAAGACAAGAAACCCTGGCTGCTGGCGAAAACCGCTGAGTCAAGGCCGCAGCTTGTCTCCGTCATCGGCACCCTGGCACAAGCGATCAAAGACATTTCTGTTTTCATCTATCCGTTCATGCCAACAACTGCTGCAGAAATTCAACGACAACTTGGGATATTAGAAAACGATCGGCCCCCTTGTTTAGCATTTCAAGAGCATTTTCAGGAAGGTACCATCACCCGAAGAGGGAAACCTTTATTCCCACGAATCGAATCCGTTTAA
- a CDS encoding stage 0 sporulation protein, with protein MRHILTIRYGVLKNTSDFYTSFDALKKGDSVIIRSHRGVEFGEVVTKVKEINDDATTENLGEILRKATPDDREKQKKIHDELIPTEFKFCQKKIKDHNLVMKLASVEHLFGTKKIIFYYLANGRVDFRELVKDLAKEYQARIEMKQIGVRDEARLLADYEHCGRELCCRSFLKNLEPVTMKMAKNQKATLDPSKISGRCGRLMCCLRYEDKVYEELKYTVPRKGSVVKTTQGIGEVVSYDVLQQQVTIELENGSKISTSVSDIIDKVRDSVRQKETACDHLCEKDCGLE; from the coding sequence ATGCGACATATTCTAACGATTCGATACGGTGTTCTGAAAAACACATCCGATTTCTATACATCCTTTGACGCTCTCAAAAAAGGCGATTCGGTTATCATTCGTTCTCATCGGGGCGTAGAGTTTGGCGAGGTAGTCACGAAAGTCAAAGAAATTAACGATGATGCCACAACGGAAAATCTTGGAGAAATTTTGCGAAAAGCCACCCCTGATGACAGGGAAAAACAGAAAAAAATCCACGATGAGTTAATTCCCACCGAATTCAAATTTTGCCAAAAAAAGATAAAAGACCACAATCTCGTCATGAAATTGGCGAGCGTTGAACACCTTTTTGGAACCAAAAAAATTATCTTCTACTATCTTGCAAACGGACGCGTAGATTTCCGTGAGCTTGTAAAAGATTTGGCAAAGGAATACCAGGCACGCATAGAAATGAAACAGATCGGGGTTCGTGATGAAGCTAGACTTTTGGCCGATTACGAACACTGTGGACGGGAGTTGTGCTGCAGGTCATTCCTGAAAAATCTCGAACCTGTTACGATGAAAATGGCGAAGAATCAGAAGGCCACGTTAGATCCGTCCAAGATATCCGGTCGATGTGGACGACTCATGTGTTGTTTGCGTTATGAAGACAAAGTCTATGAAGAATTAAAATATACGGTGCCGAGAAAAGGTTCTGTTGTCAAAACTACGCAGGGAATTGGTGAGGTTGTTAGTTACGATGTATTACAACAACAGGTTACCATTGAATTGGAGAACGGAAGCAAGATTAGCACATCAGTTTCTGATATTATTGACAAGGTAAGAGACTCTGTGCGACAAAAAGAAACTGCCTGTGATCATCTCTGCGAAAAGGATTGTGGTCTTGAGTAA
- a CDS encoding DUF192 domain-containing protein: MDRDKKYVWFSLSVLFICAGICAGVRDVCGEALKRNKVLPINVAGIELEIELATTSEEQILGLMYRDTLDDDGGMLFVFPKEKHVSFWMKNTRIPLSIAFIKADGRIMQIESMKPYSLDSHVSREKVKYALEMKDGWFQARKVKEGDIVRIPQAFDGKGE, from the coding sequence ATGGACAGAGACAAAAAGTATGTCTGGTTTTCCCTCTCGGTACTTTTCATTTGCGCGGGAATATGCGCTGGTGTCAGGGACGTCTGCGGTGAGGCGTTAAAAAGAAACAAGGTATTGCCAATAAATGTAGCCGGAATTGAGTTGGAGATAGAGTTGGCAACTACCTCCGAAGAGCAAATTTTAGGTTTAATGTATCGTGATACTTTAGACGATGATGGAGGAATGCTCTTTGTTTTCCCGAAAGAGAAACATGTATCCTTCTGGATGAAAAACACGCGTATTCCCCTCTCTATCGCCTTTATTAAGGCAGATGGCCGAATTATGCAAATAGAATCCATGAAGCCCTACAGTTTGGATTCCCACGTTTCAAGGGAAAAAGTCAAATATGCCCTTGAGATGAAAGATGGCTGGTTCCAAGCACGGAAGGTAAAAGAGGGTGATATCGTAAGGATACCACAGGCCTTTGATGGCAAGGGGGAATGA